One genomic segment of Actinoplanes ianthinogenes includes these proteins:
- a CDS encoding DUF4097 family beta strand repeat-containing protein has product MMYEFDHLQPVTVALRAMAGSVEIDAGDHETVRVEVVPFTDSPASQQAAENTRVVLDGDTLSVTVPHAERWRWRRTPALRISIQVPAGSTLTGESAAADVRATGSYRDVSLRLASADAHIAELAGNVRMTGASGDLSVGRVGGSASLKTASGRINVGDVTGDVTVSTASGDIEVGSGGGSLNAGTASGRVTVGLLSQGKARIRTASGDVTVGVAPGTGVWLDLNSVGGHSVTDLASHGAEAPPSTGPGLDLRVRTASGDIRIHRATDRIAA; this is encoded by the coding sequence ATGATGTATGAGTTCGATCATCTCCAGCCCGTCACCGTCGCGTTGCGAGCCATGGCCGGCAGCGTGGAGATCGACGCGGGAGACCACGAGACCGTCCGGGTCGAGGTCGTGCCGTTCACCGACAGCCCGGCATCCCAGCAGGCCGCCGAGAACACCCGGGTCGTCCTGGACGGCGACACCCTGTCGGTCACCGTCCCGCACGCGGAGCGCTGGCGGTGGCGCCGCACCCCGGCCCTGCGGATCAGCATCCAGGTTCCGGCCGGCAGCACGCTGACCGGGGAGAGCGCCGCGGCCGACGTGCGGGCCACCGGCAGCTACCGGGATGTCAGCCTGCGGCTGGCCTCCGCCGACGCTCACATCGCCGAGCTCGCCGGCAACGTGCGGATGACCGGCGCCAGCGGCGACCTGTCGGTCGGCCGGGTGGGCGGCTCGGCGTCGCTGAAGACGGCGTCCGGCCGGATCAACGTCGGTGACGTCACGGGTGACGTCACGGTGAGCACGGCAAGTGGGGACATCGAGGTCGGCAGCGGGGGCGGTTCGCTGAACGCGGGCACGGCCAGCGGACGGGTCACGGTCGGTTTGCTGTCGCAGGGCAAGGCCCGCATCCGTACGGCCTCCGGTGACGTCACGGTCGGCGTCGCCCCGGGCACCGGCGTCTGGCTCGACCTGAACAGCGTCGGCGGGCACAGCGTCACGGATCTGGCCTCGCACGGCGCGGAGGCGCCGCCGTCGACGGGTCCCGGCCTCGATCTGCGGGTCCGCACGGCCAGCGGTGACATCCGCATCCACCGCGCCACCGACCGGATCGCCGCCTGA
- a CDS encoding toxin-antitoxin system HicB family antitoxin: MDLTPYLEGLRSDLAAVAAPGGPDTARAAELLSNSLEPSARLALLEALSDAAAEITTRLTDATVEVRLRGREADLVVTQLAAAEPSVAVPPPVAPVDGGDLARLTLRMPEALKTQVEQTAAAEGVSVNAWLVRAVSTAVNQRPGSAPPPAFGGAMSAKRVTGYFQA, from the coding sequence ATGGACCTGACGCCGTACCTCGAAGGGTTGCGCTCCGACCTCGCGGCCGTGGCCGCGCCGGGCGGCCCGGACACCGCCCGCGCCGCGGAGCTCTTGAGCAACTCACTGGAACCGTCCGCGCGGCTGGCGCTGCTCGAAGCGCTCTCCGACGCCGCCGCGGAGATCACCACCCGGCTCACCGACGCCACCGTGGAAGTGCGCCTGCGAGGCCGGGAAGCCGACCTGGTGGTGACCCAGCTCGCCGCCGCGGAGCCGTCGGTGGCCGTCCCGCCGCCGGTCGCGCCGGTCGACGGGGGAGACCTGGCCCGGCTGACGCTGCGGATGCCGGAGGCCCTCAAGACGCAGGTCGAGCAGACCGCCGCGGCGGAGGGCGTCTCGGTCAACGCCTGGCTGGTGCGGGCGGTCTCGACAGCGGTCAATCAGCGGCCGGGGAGTGCGCCACCGCCCGCGTTCGGCGGAGCGATGTCTGCGAAGCGCGTCACCGGCTACTTCCAAGCCTGA
- a CDS encoding HAD family hydrolase has protein sequence MLFDMDGTLVDSEKLWGTALEDLAIRAGGQLSTRARLAMVGTSMPVSMAIFREDMGQPDRPYRSDVAWLTDRVAELFADGLDWRPGARELLHEVRAAGVPTALVTSTERRLAEVALKTLGAENFDVLICGDEVARPKPDPEPYLTAAGLLGVPIGACVAIEDSPSGVASAVAAGATVLAVPSDVTLPSTDGIHLRSSLSGVDLEFLAALR, from the coding sequence GTGCTTTTTGACATGGACGGAACGCTGGTCGACAGCGAGAAACTCTGGGGCACCGCGCTCGAGGACCTCGCGATCCGCGCCGGCGGGCAGCTGTCCACCCGGGCCCGTCTGGCCATGGTCGGCACCAGCATGCCGGTCAGCATGGCGATCTTCCGCGAGGACATGGGCCAGCCGGACCGGCCCTACCGGTCTGACGTCGCCTGGCTCACCGACCGGGTCGCCGAGCTGTTCGCCGACGGCCTGGACTGGCGGCCGGGCGCACGGGAGCTGCTGCACGAGGTGCGCGCCGCCGGCGTGCCCACGGCGCTGGTCACCTCGACCGAGCGGCGGCTCGCCGAGGTCGCGCTCAAGACCCTCGGCGCGGAGAACTTCGACGTGCTGATCTGCGGTGACGAGGTGGCCCGGCCGAAACCGGACCCCGAGCCCTACCTGACCGCGGCCGGCCTGCTCGGCGTGCCGATCGGCGCCTGTGTCGCGATCGAGGACTCGCCGAGCGGCGTGGCGAGCGCGGTGGCGGCCGGCGCGACGGTCCTCGCGGTGCCCTCTGACGTCACTCTGCCGTCAACTGACGGCATCCACCTCAGATCGTCGCTGTCCGGGGTGGACCTGGAGTTTCTGGCCGCTTTGCGCTGA